Proteins encoded together in one Miscanthus floridulus cultivar M001 chromosome 16, ASM1932011v1, whole genome shotgun sequence window:
- the LOC136510502 gene encoding uncharacterized protein, whose product MVSTSSTAQWVVEAQATIEHGAASARADPKETVAQGEATEVATKQAGEEAPTPREAEALELGEAKAPSIAEDTEGEAEAPRTSEAEVADAEAPRTTEAEAVEARAPETTEAKVAEASLGVAELAP is encoded by the coding sequence atggtgagcaccagctccaccgcccaatgggtggtggaggcgcaggccACCATAGAGCATGGTGCGGCGTCGGccagggccgacccaaaggagacagtcgcccaaggagaggctaccgaggtaGCCACAAAGCAAGCAGGGGAGGAGGCGCCTACACCCCGTGAGGCCGAGGCACTTGAGCTAGGTGAAGCCAAGGCGCCCTCAATCGCTGAGGACACCGAGGGAGAGGCTGAGGCCCCTAGGACTtctgaggccgaggtggcggacgcCGAGGCTCCCAGAACCACCGAGGCTGAGGCGGTGGAGGCCAGAGCTCctgagaccaccgaggccaaggTGGCGGAGGCTAGCTTGGGCGTGGCAGAGCTGGCGCCCTAG